A stretch of the Thalassotalea euphylliae genome encodes the following:
- a CDS encoding SpoIIE family protein phosphatase — protein MMDTLLLTLTRPASLNEIKTIRDAATNVLTKCGVDSADVNKAKLVISEWATNIVKHAIEPATFIQLMVSQAKLLPLVNADGDGNDEASSQRITISLQDNSSYFDEFNQCQMRVNGLSKSNPTTPSEDGEPNANTQQASLSFGESGMGLGIIFNLFADCKYQRRLRAGAQTFSKLPTQDYGDNAPEVNRFSFSLQYQTRSQANVRIAVVEDEPMMRELIKGYLPSHYEVTVFNDGLAFLEHLEQNSITDVNQQSSEQSALHSRPHSRPQSGVYDLVISDISMPNLDGLNLKKRLAANPKLSHIPFIFLTAQDDFDVEMQANHLGIDNYLIKPVQKEKLRLSVERALIRHQQLEAEKTARLNRSLDNTLNQALKPEVSDSICGYQIHARSFSPKTGGGDFIYQQAIGDKTLLILADVMGHDAQAKLFAHSFSGFFSGFLSGLSLNTQQFSQAKCFDLTAMMTALSNKLFEDELLSCSMFTYLALLIDEQGVEIASAGHPQPLLLTASSNADMPIYEVLNVQGALAGVCIGIEYQSTYLSMQPGQQLLLFTDGLTDCLPKDMKPNAYFDQLLSLKSAYQCHSYGAFLPEFEIASKHCSAQAFIELSFEHFLTLCPKPNDDVTLLLLTKS, from the coding sequence ATGATGGATACCTTATTACTGACGTTAACTCGACCAGCATCGTTGAATGAAATTAAAACCATTCGAGATGCGGCAACGAATGTACTTACAAAGTGTGGCGTTGACAGTGCCGACGTCAATAAAGCAAAGTTGGTGATTTCCGAGTGGGCAACCAACATTGTAAAACACGCTATTGAGCCCGCAACATTTATTCAGTTAATGGTTTCTCAAGCTAAATTACTACCCCTTGTCAATGCAGATGGCGATGGCAATGACGAAGCGAGTAGCCAGCGTATCACTATTAGCCTTCAAGATAATAGTAGTTATTTTGACGAGTTTAATCAGTGTCAAATGCGGGTCAATGGTCTAAGTAAAAGTAATCCAACCACCCCATCGGAAGATGGCGAGCCTAATGCTAACACTCAACAGGCTTCGCTTAGCTTTGGCGAATCCGGTATGGGGCTTGGTATCATTTTTAACTTGTTTGCTGATTGCAAATATCAGCGAAGGCTCAGGGCGGGTGCACAAACTTTCTCGAAGCTGCCTACTCAAGATTATGGTGATAACGCACCAGAAGTAAACCGCTTTAGTTTTTCACTTCAGTATCAAACACGTTCGCAAGCAAATGTGCGTATTGCCGTGGTGGAAGATGAGCCGATGATGCGAGAATTGATCAAAGGTTATTTACCTAGCCATTATGAAGTAACTGTTTTTAACGACGGCTTAGCGTTTTTAGAGCACCTTGAACAAAATAGTATTACGGATGTTAATCAGCAGTCGTCAGAGCAGTCAGCACTACATTCTAGACCTCATTCTAGGCCACAGAGTGGGGTTTATGACTTAGTTATCTCTGATATTTCGATGCCAAATCTTGATGGTTTAAACTTAAAAAAACGCCTAGCAGCCAACCCTAAACTTTCGCATATTCCCTTTATTTTTTTGACAGCACAAGATGACTTCGATGTTGAAATGCAAGCTAACCACTTAGGTATTGATAATTACCTGATAAAACCTGTGCAAAAGGAAAAACTGCGCTTGTCGGTAGAGCGGGCGTTGATACGTCATCAGCAATTAGAAGCAGAAAAAACTGCGCGGCTTAACCGCTCACTTGATAACACGCTTAATCAAGCATTAAAGCCTGAGGTTAGTGACAGTATTTGTGGCTATCAAATACATGCTCGTTCATTTTCGCCAAAGACAGGTGGTGGAGATTTTATTTATCAGCAAGCGATAGGTGACAAAACCCTGCTAATACTGGCTGATGTTATGGGGCACGATGCGCAGGCAAAGCTTTTTGCCCATAGCTTTAGTGGTTTTTTCTCTGGCTTTCTTTCAGGGTTATCACTGAATACGCAGCAATTTTCTCAGGCAAAGTGTTTTGACTTAACGGCGATGATGACTGCATTGTCCAACAAGTTGTTTGAAGACGAACTGCTCAGTTGCAGTATGTTTACTTATCTGGCGCTGCTAATTGATGAGCAAGGTGTGGAAATTGCCAGTGCTGGTCACCCACAGCCACTTTTGCTAACAGCGTCATCAAATGCTGATATGCCAATTTACGAAGTGCTTAATGTGCAAGGGGCACTTGCTGGTGTGTGCATAGGTATTGAATATCAATCAACCTACTTATCAATGCAGCCAGGCCAACAGCTTTTGTTGTTTACAGATGGGCTAACCGATTGCCTACCAAAAGACATGAAACCAAACGCTTATTTTGACCAGTTGTTGAGTTTGAAGAGTGCTTACCAGTGTCATTCATACGGGGCATTTTTACCAGAGTTTGAAATAGCGAGTAAGCACTGTAGTGCGCAGGCTTTTATTGAGTTGAGCTTTGAGCATTTTTTAACACTTTGTCCAAAACCGAATGATGACGTAACTTTATTACTGTTAACTAAGTCCTAG